The genome window GCGATGGAAGAGCCTGCTTGGAATTTGCTCAAGGCTAATTTGCCGGAACATTTGCGCTCTCGTTTTGTCTACAGCAAGGGAAAGGTTACTATTCGAGGTATGGCGGTTTTAACGGCCCAAAAGCAATTGGATAATTTGATTGATTGGTTGGGTAAAATGCAGGGCGCTTTGCCGGAAGCAAATGTTTGATTTTAATATATAATCCCCAAATCTAGCGCACCGCCGAAACCACAGAATAATACCGATGGAACCATAAAAAATATTACTGCTGTTTTCATGATGGTTTTAGCGACAGAAAGGATTAAAATCGTGAAAATGTTAGTGAGTATTTTTTTGGCGATCGGGCTAGTGCAAGGAGTCCCAATGGCGGTTCAATCTCAACAAATAATTGACCCGATCGATCGGGTTGTGAGTGCAGGATTGATGAATAAAGATGCAACTGGCAATTTTAATGCTGAGGGTCTTGTCAGTCGCGCCGATTTGGCGATGATTTTAGTGAAAACTTTTGGTTTGGAACGGCGGAAAACTGCTCAGAAACCGGATCGGGAAGTGCCGGACGTACCGAAGAGTTACTGGGCTTACAGCGCGATTCAAACTGCTTTGAAAACGGGAACGATGAGTGGATATCGCGACGGAATGTTTTTTCCAAATCAAAGGGTGACTCGCGCTGAAGCTTTGGCGATTTTTGCTCAAGCTTACGGGGTTTTTCAGTTTCCAGATCCCAGCGTTTCCGAGATTTTAGCTAAGTATCCCGATGCAGGCAAAATTCCTAATTGGGCTAGAAAGTCTCTGGCTACTGCACTTTATGAAGGGTTTGTTAATGTCGATCTCGCAACTAATAAGATTAATCCTTTGAAGCCGATGACTCGTGGGGATATCGCTTACGCTTTGAGCAAGTATTTGGAGCGGCAAGTAAGGCCCACTTCTTTGCCTGTCCCGAACGAGGAGCCTCCCGATCGCGGCGTGGGAAGGTGATAGTGTTGAGTTGTGATATCATTTCCGGTAGCATCGGAATTATTCCTCTCTGTATTCTCTCCCTCTGCGTTCTCTGCGCCCTCTGCGGTTAAATCATTCCGATACAACCGGAAACGATATGAGTTAAAAAGTCGATCGCCCGCAATTCCAACACCATGCAAAATCCCGGAGATTTGGTGACTGTAAAAGCAGCCATCAAACCCCCAGGATTTAAGTTTTTCCTCTTAAACGAGGCTCAAATTATTGCCAATGAGTGTTGGCTCAATCAGCAGTAGCCAATTCGGTACTGCCGCCGCCGCGCTTCCGCGTCAGGGTATTGAAAAGCATCTGACCGACAGCTTTAATCAAATTGCCTTCTAACTCCATGAACATCTTCATGTTCATGCCAAAAGCTGCATTAGCTTCGTCAACAATTCGCTCTGCTGTTGCTTCGTCAATCGGTAGTTCATTCATTGCCTGACGGTAGCTAGCTTTGAATTCCTTTTCATCAGGAATATCCTGGAATTCATAGAAAGCAGTGCCTTCTCCCTCGGAAAGATTCATCCCGCGCTGGGCAATTCCCTTCAGGATTTGTCCGCCGGATAAATCGCCAAGGTAGCGAGTGTAAGA of Oscillatoria nigro-viridis PCC 7112 contains these proteins:
- a CDS encoding S-layer homology domain-containing protein — encoded protein: MLVSIFLAIGLVQGVPMAVQSQQIIDPIDRVVSAGLMNKDATGNFNAEGLVSRADLAMILVKTFGLERRKTAQKPDREVPDVPKSYWAYSAIQTALKTGTMSGYRDGMFFPNQRVTRAEALAIFAQAYGVFQFPDPSVSEILAKYPDAGKIPNWARKSLATALYEGFVNVDLATNKINPLKPMTRGDIAYALSKYLERQVRPTSLPVPNEEPPDRGVGR